One Methylosarcina fibrata AML-C10 DNA segment encodes these proteins:
- a CDS encoding response regulator transcription factor, whose translation MVKILLIDDDIELAEMLKEYLEQEGLVVAVCHDGESGRDEAITGNYDLVVLDVMLPGMKGIEVLSRIRLESQVPVLMLTAKGDDIDRIVGLETGADDYVPKPCTPRELVARIRAILRRIEPINAPRQSEDQLIEGVLTLWPKKRKADWQGRSLELTSTEFNLLEVLAENAGLTVSKKELSEKGLGKPLARFDRSIDVHISSIRQKLGNLPDGGSCILTVRGKGYLLVKG comes from the coding sequence TTGGTAAAAATATTATTGATAGACGATGATATCGAACTGGCGGAAATGCTGAAGGAATACCTTGAACAAGAGGGGCTTGTTGTGGCCGTCTGCCATGACGGCGAATCGGGCAGAGATGAGGCAATAACGGGAAATTATGACTTGGTAGTGTTGGATGTCATGCTGCCCGGTATGAAAGGGATCGAGGTATTGAGCAGGATTCGCCTGGAAAGCCAAGTTCCGGTTCTTATGTTGACGGCAAAAGGTGACGATATAGACCGTATTGTCGGCCTTGAGACGGGAGCCGACGACTACGTTCCTAAACCCTGTACTCCCAGAGAATTGGTTGCCCGCATACGGGCGATATTACGCCGGATAGAGCCTATCAATGCGCCCAGGCAATCCGAAGATCAGTTAATTGAAGGAGTATTGACCTTATGGCCGAAAAAACGTAAGGCGGACTGGCAAGGCCGATCTTTGGAGTTGACCAGCACGGAGTTTAATCTGCTCGAAGTGTTGGCAGAAAACGCCGGTTTAACTGTCAGCAAAAAAGAACTGTCCGAAAAAGGGTTGGGAAAGCCATTGGCACGGTTTGATCGTAGCATCGATGTCCATATCAGCAGTATTCGGCAAAAACTCGGTAACTTACCCGATGGCGGTTCGTGTATTTTAACCGTTAGAGGCAAAGGCTATTTGCTAGTAAAAGGATAA
- a CDS encoding Spy/CpxP family protein refolding chaperone: MKPNIYKMVAVLGLIPVFAFANPFAAYYDPLFSHEPHSPHGMPHRPPHHPDMKCGEFLPPYLQGVELMDAQKKSIQELIQKNQTGWQAKEKRGFEYRNAIQAKVFSKEYSEQAVTEMIKKSLSQHEEKALSMAKLDRAIFDLLTVSQQQQVQANFKKFSEGFEQKH; this comes from the coding sequence ATGAAACCAAATATTTACAAAATGGTAGCTGTTTTAGGGTTGATCCCCGTGTTTGCTTTCGCAAATCCGTTTGCCGCTTATTATGACCCTTTGTTTAGTCATGAACCCCATAGCCCACACGGAATGCCGCACCGCCCGCCGCATCATCCCGATATGAAATGCGGGGAGTTTTTGCCGCCGTACTTACAGGGAGTAGAGTTAATGGATGCCCAGAAGAAATCTATACAAGAACTGATTCAAAAAAACCAAACCGGGTGGCAGGCGAAAGAAAAACGCGGATTTGAATACAGGAATGCTATCCAAGCAAAAGTCTTTTCCAAGGAATATTCGGAACAAGCAGTTACCGAAATGATTAAAAAATCCTTGTCCCAACATGAGGAAAAGGCATTAAGCATGGCAAAGCTGGATCGTGCCATTTTCGATTTGCTGACGGTCTCCCAACAGCAACAAGTGCAGGCCAATTTTAAGAAATTTAGCGAAGGCTTTGAACAAAAGCACTAA